A window of the Bacteriovorax sp. PP10 genome harbors these coding sequences:
- the ruvA gene encoding Holliday junction branch migration protein RuvA, with translation MIGFLTGEVLFSDGSESIIQTSSGIGYQVFYNKVLVEGTLAAIYVAHIVKEDSETLFGFGSLRAKKLFEMLLSVKGIGPKSAYNLISNIGVNEIINAVNLEAKATLTKVPGLGAKGAAQIVLDLAGKIDRVKMYSDSSKIIRGGLAPAAKLDFLSMEEVGFVEEVVKAGATGQHEIMNDTLMACKELGFREDKIIPIAQKILGANLITKPEQLIHLVLKEL, from the coding sequence ATGATAGGATTTTTAACTGGCGAAGTTCTTTTTAGTGATGGAAGTGAATCAATCATTCAAACATCATCTGGAATCGGCTACCAGGTTTTCTACAATAAAGTTTTAGTTGAAGGAACTCTGGCAGCAATCTACGTTGCCCACATTGTTAAAGAAGACTCTGAAACGCTTTTTGGTTTTGGATCTCTTCGCGCAAAAAAACTTTTCGAAATGCTCTTAAGTGTAAAAGGAATCGGCCCTAAATCGGCCTACAACCTTATTTCTAATATCGGTGTGAACGAAATCATCAATGCCGTAAACCTTGAAGCTAAAGCAACGTTAACGAAAGTTCCGGGTCTTGGCGCTAAAGGTGCTGCTCAAATCGTTCTCGATTTAGCAGGGAAAATCGACCGCGTGAAAATGTATAGTGACTCTTCAAAAATTATTCGTGGCGGACTTGCTCCGGCCGCGAAATTAGATTTCTTATCAATGGAAGAAGTTGGCTTTGTTGAAGAAGTGGTAAAAGCAGGAGCGACTGGTCAGCACGAAATTATGAATGACACTCTTATGGCCTGCAAAGAACTGGGCTTTAGAGAAGATAAGATCATTCCCATCGCTCAGAAAATTCTCGGCGCAAATTTAATCACAAAACCAGAGCAGTTAATCCATCTGGTTCTTAAAGAATTATAA